A region of Microscilla marina ATCC 23134 DNA encodes the following proteins:
- a CDS encoding glycoside hydrolase family 31 protein, whose protein sequence is MTKHTKTAVVLLWSLLLLGQYVYAQNPQRQYKSHRSTQNTLNIQTNDGVLSLRAFTPYIIEVSFEKKGFQNPDSSHAVVLQPQGTKISLKNTSQTLEWSTSALKVIIQKTPFQLKFYRGKQLITSEAAGYFETKGKQGYLKGFAFNLDKKEQLFGTGERALPMNRRGYRLELYNKAHYAYSNQSKLMGYNIPLVLSSKKYSIYFDNAPKGVIDLGKTNPNQLTFESIGGKMTYYLIAAPTLTQVVEHYTALTGRQPLPPRWALGNIATRYGYRNEAQVRKVVKAYQAKDFPLDAVILDHYWYGKGEIKQSVAMGDFDWYTPHWKSGAGLVTDLQKQNIHTVLITQPFVLTDSKNFGHISKAGLLTKDKQGKPFIIPDFYFGKTGLLDIFQSATQQWFWAQYKKHIDTGVHGWWGDLGEPEMHPAGMRHTQGKADEVHNIYGHYWAKLIAEGYQKEYSRIRPFILMRAGFAGSQRFGLIPWSGDVSRTWGGLQSQIPLTLNMGLAGVGYMHSDLGGFAEGKLSPELYTRWLQYGVFQPIYRPHSQEAVPSEPIYYADSTQKIVREFIKLRYQMLPYNYTLAYENATKGTPLMRPLFFLEPNNAQLYQENKNYLWGNDFLVAPVLQKGQTKVQVYFPKGYNWTDFWSNKVYKGGTTTTIAVTPDKIPVFVRGGAFVPMVAHLSNTSAYSSENLIIHYYFDKDLKGEQDGQMYEDDGKDAEALKRKKYELLEFEAEQEAGHYEIEFNRSKHRYPNAPKHRKVTLVIHHKKFTTIKKAEKIDKKSITLSYDATKNQTTITFVWKKRKAQLFLN, encoded by the coding sequence ATGACTAAGCATACTAAAACTGCAGTGGTTTTGCTGTGGAGTCTGTTGTTGTTGGGGCAATATGTGTACGCTCAAAACCCTCAACGACAATACAAAAGCCATCGTAGCACTCAAAATACCTTAAATATACAAACTAATGATGGTGTACTCAGCCTCCGGGCATTTACCCCTTATATTATAGAAGTGTCTTTTGAGAAAAAGGGTTTTCAAAATCCCGATTCTTCGCATGCGGTTGTACTACAGCCCCAAGGCACTAAAATAAGCCTTAAAAATACCAGTCAAACGCTTGAGTGGAGTACCTCAGCTTTGAAAGTAATTATTCAAAAAACACCTTTTCAATTAAAGTTTTATCGGGGCAAACAACTGATAACCAGCGAAGCCGCTGGGTATTTCGAAACCAAGGGTAAGCAAGGTTACCTCAAAGGTTTTGCCTTTAATCTTGACAAAAAAGAACAGTTGTTTGGTACTGGAGAACGGGCTTTGCCAATGAATAGGCGAGGGTATCGACTGGAGCTATACAATAAAGCCCACTATGCTTACAGTAACCAATCGAAACTAATGGGGTATAATATTCCTTTGGTGTTGTCTTCTAAAAAGTACTCCATCTATTTTGACAATGCTCCTAAAGGAGTGATTGACTTAGGGAAAACCAACCCAAATCAACTGACTTTTGAGAGCATTGGTGGCAAAATGACTTATTACTTAATTGCTGCGCCAACGCTTACTCAAGTGGTAGAGCATTATACTGCACTTACCGGAAGGCAGCCTTTGCCTCCGCGTTGGGCATTGGGCAATATTGCCACCCGCTATGGCTACCGTAACGAAGCACAAGTACGCAAAGTAGTAAAAGCTTATCAGGCAAAAGACTTTCCGCTCGATGCCGTCATTTTAGATCATTACTGGTATGGCAAGGGCGAAATTAAACAGTCGGTAGCAATGGGTGACTTTGACTGGTATACCCCCCACTGGAAAAGTGGTGCGGGACTGGTAACCGACCTCCAAAAGCAAAATATTCACACTGTATTAATTACCCAGCCTTTTGTGCTCACTGACTCCAAAAATTTTGGGCATATTTCCAAAGCAGGTTTACTAACCAAAGATAAACAAGGCAAGCCTTTTATTATTCCTGATTTTTATTTTGGTAAAACCGGGTTGTTAGACATTTTTCAGTCAGCTACTCAGCAATGGTTTTGGGCACAATACAAAAAACATATTGATACTGGAGTGCACGGGTGGTGGGGCGACCTGGGCGAACCTGAAATGCATCCGGCTGGAATGAGGCATACTCAAGGCAAGGCAGATGAGGTGCACAATATTTATGGGCACTACTGGGCTAAACTCATTGCCGAAGGCTACCAAAAAGAATATTCTCGTATACGACCATTTATATTGATGAGGGCAGGCTTTGCCGGATCACAACGCTTTGGGTTGATTCCGTGGTCGGGCGATGTGAGCCGTACTTGGGGAGGGCTACAGTCACAGATTCCACTTACCCTCAATATGGGGTTGGCAGGAGTGGGCTATATGCACTCCGACCTGGGTGGTTTTGCCGAAGGAAAACTTAGCCCAGAGCTGTATACCCGTTGGCTACAGTATGGTGTTTTTCAACCTATTTACCGCCCACATTCACAAGAAGCAGTACCTTCTGAGCCAATTTATTATGCCGATTCTACCCAAAAAATAGTGCGTGAGTTTATAAAGCTTCGTTACCAAATGCTGCCGTATAACTATACCCTGGCTTATGAAAATGCTACCAAAGGTACACCACTGATGCGCCCCTTGTTTTTTTTAGAGCCCAACAATGCTCAGCTATACCAAGAGAATAAAAACTACTTGTGGGGCAACGATTTTTTGGTAGCTCCAGTATTGCAAAAAGGACAAACCAAAGTGCAGGTGTATTTCCCGAAAGGGTACAATTGGACAGACTTCTGGAGCAACAAAGTATACAAGGGTGGAACCACCACTACTATTGCTGTAACCCCCGACAAAATTCCAGTATTTGTACGCGGAGGAGCTTTTGTGCCGATGGTAGCCCACCTGAGCAATACCAGTGCTTATAGTTCTGAAAATCTCATTATACACTACTATTTTGACAAAGACCTAAAAGGAGAACAAGACGGACAAATGTATGAAGACGATGGAAAAGATGCGGAGGCACTAAAGCGTAAAAAATACGAGTTGCTAGAGTTTGAGGCAGAGCAGGAAGCTGGTCATTATGAGATAGAGTTTAACCGTAGCAAGCATCGTTACCCTAATGCTCCCAAACACCGAAAAGTGACCCTGGTGATTCATCATAAAAAGTTTACCACGATTAAGAAAGCAGAGAAGATTGACAAGAAAAGCATCACGCTAAGTTATGATGCTACCAAAAATCAAACGACCATCACTTTTGTCTGGAAAAAGAGAAAAGCACAGTTATTTTTGAACTAA
- a CDS encoding tetratricopeptide repeat protein → MKIYFSIFFLFWACFQVVCQNKATIDSLQQLLNTDLSDTQKTDLYNGIAKEYALNADSINVLKYTAKALDLAQKNDYVRGEVDSYLYLSSLYQSQRNLSKAKLYLEKALAKSEKAKYTEGIVRSNNGLGNVFRSKKEEKKALEYYGKSLNTEGITPVYQVKTYYDIGLLYERVSNNNKALEVYSKGIALSKKHQIKRELSKMYNRVGLVTQKQGNYDKALEYYQEALLIDRSLNDKISVSALYNNIGNVYEAKGNYPKALDYYFKSVKIDEELDNKMGVAYGYGNIGIIYDEQGNYSQALKHYLKSLKILQEIGNKSGEAIIYNNVGDIHRNQNNYAKALDYYFKSLEIKKEIKNERGMAYSYNNIGVVYQEQKKYDKALEYLQLALDIRKKNKNQSGIANSYINLGKVWLEQRQYAKAKEYLTQALTTHKKLGEKAWTAQAYVELGRVNYHQQDYLEALKNLKSGVNMAKQKGSLVFVKEGAELMAKVYAATSDFANAYQSYQLFKQMSDSLFNETNTKKLTRMEAEFGFEKQTDSLRFVQDKEKAILNTRLENEKAKREKEVLKKRLYRNLGWFAVIVLVAITLFTMFIFRSRQRQKQLNAKLTKQKDDLERQRKELMLLNQEVQESNAEISAANEEINAINETLQDTLETVQIQRDDIMSSISYAQRIQEAILPFEERMQKVFPEHFVLYKPRDIVSGDFYWCEEVEHLQILIVGDCTGHGVPGAFMTMLGSQALSNIVVQRKITKPDEILNALNETLPYLLKTKDTQINDGMDIVVSVLDRQKQQLYFAGAKNSLVLVQNGELTEIRGDIYGINTESGSSKAVVKYTAHTIDISVPTVFYMYSDGYQDQFGGKEGKKMMKRRLRERLIGLAAKPVNEQKRLLEIMLQEWMLGYPQTDDILVVGVKLN, encoded by the coding sequence ATGAAAATATACTTTTCTATTTTTTTCTTATTTTGGGCATGCTTTCAAGTAGTTTGTCAAAATAAAGCTACAATAGACTCTCTCCAACAATTACTCAATACAGACTTATCAGATACCCAAAAAACAGACTTATACAATGGCATTGCTAAAGAGTATGCGCTGAATGCCGACTCTATCAATGTGTTGAAATACACCGCAAAAGCACTGGATCTTGCTCAAAAAAACGACTATGTAAGAGGAGAAGTAGATAGTTACCTGTATTTAAGTAGCTTATACCAAAGCCAGCGCAATTTGTCTAAAGCAAAACTATACCTGGAGAAGGCATTGGCAAAATCAGAAAAAGCCAAATATACAGAAGGTATAGTAAGGTCAAATAACGGCTTGGGTAATGTGTTTCGGTCAAAAAAAGAGGAAAAAAAAGCTTTAGAGTATTATGGAAAATCATTGAATACTGAGGGTATTACACCTGTGTATCAAGTAAAGACTTATTATGATATCGGGTTGTTGTACGAACGAGTAAGTAATAACAACAAGGCTTTGGAGGTGTATAGCAAAGGAATAGCTTTGAGCAAAAAACATCAGATAAAAAGAGAACTGTCTAAGATGTATAATAGGGTGGGCTTGGTTACCCAAAAGCAAGGTAATTATGACAAAGCCCTGGAGTATTACCAAGAGGCATTGTTGATAGATCGGTCGTTGAACGACAAAATTAGTGTGTCGGCATTGTATAACAATATAGGCAATGTTTATGAGGCAAAAGGAAACTATCCTAAAGCATTAGACTATTATTTTAAATCGGTAAAGATAGATGAGGAGCTGGATAATAAAATGGGAGTGGCTTATGGCTATGGCAATATAGGAATTATATACGACGAGCAGGGGAATTACTCCCAAGCCTTGAAACACTACCTTAAGTCGTTGAAAATATTGCAGGAAATAGGTAATAAGTCAGGAGAAGCCATTATTTATAACAACGTGGGCGATATTCACCGCAACCAAAACAACTATGCCAAAGCGTTGGACTATTATTTTAAATCGCTTGAAATCAAAAAGGAAATTAAAAACGAGCGTGGAATGGCGTATAGTTACAACAACATAGGGGTAGTGTATCAGGAGCAAAAAAAGTACGATAAAGCCCTTGAGTATTTGCAACTGGCGTTGGACATTAGGAAAAAAAATAAAAACCAAAGTGGCATTGCCAACTCTTATATCAACCTAGGGAAAGTTTGGCTGGAGCAGCGCCAATATGCCAAAGCCAAAGAGTACCTGACCCAAGCATTGACCACCCATAAAAAGTTGGGGGAAAAAGCCTGGACAGCTCAAGCTTATGTAGAGCTGGGCAGAGTAAACTATCATCAACAAGATTATCTGGAGGCACTCAAAAACCTAAAAAGTGGTGTAAATATGGCAAAACAAAAGGGGAGCCTGGTGTTTGTAAAAGAAGGAGCTGAGCTAATGGCAAAAGTATATGCTGCTACTAGTGACTTTGCCAATGCCTACCAAAGCTATCAATTGTTTAAACAAATGTCTGATAGCTTATTTAATGAAACCAATACTAAAAAGCTGACCCGGATGGAAGCCGAATTTGGGTTTGAAAAACAAACCGATTCGCTCAGGTTTGTACAAGACAAAGAAAAGGCAATACTCAATACAAGGTTGGAAAACGAAAAAGCAAAAAGAGAAAAAGAAGTGCTCAAAAAGCGGCTTTATCGAAATTTGGGTTGGTTTGCAGTAATAGTACTTGTGGCCATTACATTGTTTACCATGTTTATTTTTAGAAGCCGCCAACGACAAAAACAATTAAATGCAAAGCTCACCAAACAAAAGGATGATCTTGAAAGGCAACGCAAGGAGTTGATGCTGCTTAATCAAGAGGTGCAAGAATCGAACGCTGAAATAAGTGCCGCCAATGAAGAAATCAATGCCATTAATGAAACCTTGCAGGACACGCTCGAAACAGTACAAATACAACGCGACGATATTATGAGTAGCATTAGCTATGCTCAACGTATTCAGGAAGCTATTTTGCCGTTCGAGGAACGTATGCAAAAGGTTTTTCCTGAACACTTTGTGTTATACAAACCTCGTGACATAGTTTCGGGCGATTTTTACTGGTGCGAAGAGGTAGAGCATTTGCAAATATTGATTGTAGGTGACTGTACCGGACACGGGGTACCAGGTGCTTTCATGACTATGCTGGGTTCTCAGGCGTTGTCGAATATAGTAGTACAAAGAAAAATAACCAAACCTGACGAAATTCTCAATGCTTTGAACGAAACTTTGCCTTATTTGCTCAAAACAAAAGACACCCAAATAAATGATGGAATGGATATAGTGGTGTCTGTATTAGACAGGCAAAAGCAACAATTGTACTTTGCCGGAGCAAAAAACTCTTTGGTACTGGTGCAAAACGGTGAACTTACAGAAATCAGGGGCGATATTTATGGAATCAATACCGAGTCTGGTAGTTCCAAAGCGGTGGTGAAATATACCGCACACACTATAGATATTTCAGTACCTACTGTGTTTTATATGTACTCAGATGGTTATCAAGATCAATTTGGGGGCAAAGAAGGCAAAAAAATGATGAAACGAAGGTTAAGAGAGAGACTGATAGGTTTGGCAGCCAAACCAGTAAATGAGCAAAAAAGGCTGTTAGAGATTATGCTTCAAGAGTGGATGCTGGGCTATCCACAAACCGATGATATATTGGTAGTAGGAGTAAAACTGAATTGA
- a CDS encoding SpoIIE family protein phosphatase, whose amino-acid sequence MVLKHLNIFFGVLILCLFSHQGFAQGNKLFVTALDENEQPIPKVEVLVDSFYAAVTKPDGKLIISMKTTDDPQSLTAVKNGFAFKDWGYDTTSREITIHMVTTGLIKGKVTSKKGNLPVPNVEVLLVGTRAAPAHTNKKGEFTIKLPADISPNSPKKYAVYSFGLESSDFEFYERNGLSNIRLQQMPAHKVKVAYVIDNITKKPIADLMLTADGKEYTSDQNGYIKFRYALSTKNEFKLLGYQVVNLAYDERNAALRLRVQQALSNVSDTVVVTTRSGERLIVKVDEFNNLLAERNKNLSTERSQLEKEADAIKKKLDSGNVSDEERIELKRKLDAIFSNLARNRKVGDSIENIRQKVLEEVNNKLKLAKIQSDLAKKNAQTLQLEQKAAKARSQRNNLIFGSIATILLLIAIAFFMFNRRNRKQNKLLGEKVTEINRKNEMLEESKTILDRKNAQLSQQRHEMERQHTKITDSIRYALTIQEAILPAQELITAAFKDHFILYKPKDIVGGDFYWFAQKGDNYIISAIDCTGHGVPGGFMTMIGNTLLNQIVKEDNITDPKEILTQLNIKVKETLKEQVKDEGRDGDGMDLGILNFDMVNKTATFCGAKTPLFYVKNGEITYLKGTNISIGSTLSRKKKEFKSHTITFEEGDQFYLASDGFQDQLGGPNNGKQKFLKKTFIALIEEVSVYPLEEQVQRFEEALAKWQGAGDQTDDIVILGLKV is encoded by the coding sequence ATGGTATTAAAGCATTTAAACATATTTTTTGGTGTACTCATTCTGTGCTTATTTTCGCATCAGGGGTTTGCTCAAGGCAACAAGTTATTTGTTACTGCGCTTGATGAGAATGAACAGCCAATACCAAAAGTAGAAGTGTTGGTAGATAGTTTTTATGCTGCTGTAACCAAGCCAGATGGCAAGCTGATTATTAGCATGAAAACCACCGATGACCCTCAATCATTGACGGCAGTAAAAAACGGGTTTGCTTTTAAAGACTGGGGGTACGATACTACCAGCCGAGAAATTACCATCCACATGGTTACTACCGGGCTTATCAAAGGAAAAGTGACCAGTAAAAAAGGAAACCTCCCTGTACCCAATGTAGAAGTATTGCTGGTAGGCACCAGGGCAGCACCTGCTCACACCAACAAAAAAGGCGAATTTACCATTAAACTTCCCGCTGATATTTCGCCCAATTCACCTAAAAAATACGCTGTGTACAGTTTTGGGCTTGAAAGCTCTGATTTTGAATTTTATGAACGCAACGGGCTGTCTAACATACGTTTGCAACAAATGCCTGCGCACAAGGTAAAAGTGGCTTATGTGATAGACAACATCACTAAAAAACCCATTGCTGACCTTATGCTGACTGCGGATGGCAAAGAGTATACCTCTGATCAAAATGGTTATATCAAGTTTAGGTATGCTTTGAGCACCAAAAACGAGTTTAAACTTTTGGGGTATCAAGTAGTAAACCTGGCGTATGATGAAAGGAATGCCGCCTTAAGACTAAGGGTACAACAAGCACTGAGTAACGTAAGCGATACAGTAGTAGTAACCACTCGTTCTGGTGAACGCCTCATTGTAAAGGTAGATGAGTTTAACAACTTGCTTGCTGAACGCAACAAAAACTTAAGCACCGAAAGAAGCCAACTGGAAAAAGAAGCTGATGCGATTAAGAAAAAGCTGGATAGTGGCAATGTAAGCGACGAAGAAAGGATAGAATTGAAGAGAAAGCTGGATGCTATTTTTTCTAACCTTGCCCGCAACCGAAAGGTAGGCGATAGTATAGAAAACATTCGCCAAAAGGTATTGGAAGAAGTAAACAACAAACTAAAACTTGCCAAAATACAAAGCGACCTTGCCAAGAAAAACGCCCAAACGCTCCAGCTAGAGCAAAAAGCCGCTAAAGCACGCAGCCAACGAAACAACCTTATATTTGGTTCTATAGCTACTATTTTGCTGCTGATAGCCATTGCCTTTTTCATGTTCAATCGTCGCAACCGTAAACAAAATAAGTTACTGGGCGAAAAGGTCACCGAGATTAACCGAAAGAATGAAATGCTGGAGGAGTCTAAGACTATTTTGGACAGAAAAAATGCCCAGCTGAGCCAACAACGCCACGAAATGGAAAGGCAACATACCAAAATTACTGATAGTATACGGTATGCCTTGACTATCCAAGAGGCCATATTGCCCGCTCAAGAGTTGATCACTGCCGCTTTTAAAGACCACTTTATATTATATAAACCCAAGGATATTGTAGGGGGTGATTTTTATTGGTTTGCCCAAAAAGGTGACAATTACATTATTTCGGCCATTGACTGCACTGGACACGGGGTACCAGGAGGGTTTATGACTATGATTGGCAATACTTTGCTCAACCAAATTGTAAAAGAAGACAACATTACTGATCCTAAGGAGATATTGACCCAGTTGAACATAAAAGTAAAGGAGACCCTCAAAGAGCAAGTAAAAGACGAAGGGCGCGATGGTGACGGAATGGATCTGGGGATATTAAACTTTGACATGGTAAACAAAACAGCTACTTTTTGTGGCGCCAAAACGCCTTTATTTTATGTAAAAAACGGCGAGATTACCTACCTTAAAGGCACCAATATATCAATAGGTAGTACGCTTTCGCGGAAGAAAAAAGAGTTTAAATCACATACCATTACTTTTGAAGAAGGCGACCAGTTTTACCTGGCTTCTGATGGTTTTCAAGACCAACTGGGGGGACCCAATAATGGAAAACAAAAGTTTTTGAAGAAAACTTTTATTGCGCTCATTGAAGAGGTAAGTGTGTACCCTTTAGAAGAACAGGTTCAAAGGTTTGAAGAGGCACTTGCTAAATGGCAAGGGGCAGGCGACCAAACTGATGACATTGTTATTTTAGGGCTAAAGGTATAA
- a CDS encoding OmpA family protein, which yields MIHILGCILLVSFSLTALWAQPSNPRRFDKLIRKADAWLQAHYYDQALLLYKEILKKDANNQEVIFKAGIAHLEKQQEIQALTYFRKLYRLNKKYHPLLDFFMAEAYHYTGSVERALMHYQFTKQNLAQKKQDHIVHMVHDELKLPDFMALLNKRVTECNFAGEYIRDSLAIPVKNLGIAVNSDEADYAPIVSVNDTTLLFTSRRAGNTGGKNDPYDHHPYEDIYITYRSNGKWSAPKQLSQSINTKTHDASLGFSPDGKMLFLYRKGNIYVSSLANDGNWSSPKPLKGKINSKYQETSFSIAHDAQTIYFSSNRPGGYGGFDIYRSQLQADSTWGSPVNLGSTINTRYNEESPFISLDGKTLYFSSTGHSTMGKHDVFESTWVDASWTPARNLGYPINSTGDDICFILSADGQTAYYASDRKGGLGKLDLYSATKPLPYMFNGIPLTLVGIAKENYMAVTKDTVEVKLYQRPVLTLRGMIRDKDSKKPLDGAKIVLVDVETNQELSLFENMSNTTNSNYIGTIDSTGRYILHITRKGYMYHNEYLQVPNLIRAKEEVLNMTLKKLEQSQRVYVVVFFDYKSDNIKKEHEKDLEKLVSYLISNPDANLVLNGHADQTGTETRNKQLSSDRARKVMEYLIGRDINPNRVTLKAWGEQKLIDKRDNEKGRARNRRVECEIISSEASTARSN from the coding sequence TTGATACACATATTAGGGTGTATTTTACTGGTAAGTTTTTCACTTACTGCGCTTTGGGCACAACCGTCTAACCCGCGTAGGTTTGATAAACTTATTCGAAAAGCTGATGCCTGGCTTCAAGCACACTATTACGACCAGGCACTATTGCTATACAAAGAAATTCTGAAGAAAGACGCAAACAATCAAGAAGTGATCTTTAAGGCTGGTATAGCCCACCTCGAAAAGCAACAAGAAATACAAGCGCTTACTTACTTTAGGAAACTCTATAGATTGAACAAAAAATACCATCCTCTGCTCGACTTTTTTATGGCAGAGGCCTACCATTATACAGGGTCGGTAGAGCGTGCATTGATGCATTATCAATTTACCAAGCAAAACCTGGCACAAAAGAAACAAGACCACATTGTACACATGGTGCATGACGAACTAAAGTTGCCTGATTTTATGGCATTGCTCAACAAAAGGGTAACAGAATGCAATTTTGCCGGGGAGTATATCAGAGACTCGCTTGCCATTCCTGTAAAAAACCTAGGCATTGCCGTAAACTCTGACGAAGCAGACTATGCCCCTATTGTTTCGGTAAACGACACTACTTTATTATTTACCTCACGCCGGGCGGGTAATACAGGAGGCAAAAACGACCCTTACGATCATCACCCTTACGAAGATATTTATATTACCTATAGAAGTAATGGCAAATGGAGTGCTCCCAAACAACTGAGCCAATCGATCAATACTAAAACCCATGACGCAAGTCTGGGGTTTTCACCTGATGGCAAAATGCTGTTTTTGTACCGCAAGGGCAACATTTATGTATCAAGTTTAGCAAATGATGGAAACTGGAGTTCGCCCAAGCCACTAAAAGGTAAAATAAACAGCAAATACCAGGAAACCTCTTTTTCAATTGCTCACGATGCCCAAACAATTTATTTTTCAAGCAATCGCCCTGGTGGGTATGGAGGCTTTGATATTTACCGTTCGCAGTTACAGGCAGATAGCACTTGGGGCAGTCCTGTAAACTTAGGCAGTACCATCAACACCCGATACAACGAAGAGTCTCCTTTTATAAGTTTAGATGGTAAAACACTGTATTTTAGCTCTACCGGACACTCTACTATGGGGAAACACGATGTTTTTGAGAGTACTTGGGTAGACGCTTCCTGGACTCCTGCCCGCAACCTGGGGTACCCTATTAATTCTACTGGCGATGATATTTGCTTTATTTTGTCGGCTGACGGACAAACTGCTTATTACGCTTCTGATCGTAAAGGAGGATTGGGCAAACTTGACTTGTATTCTGCTACTAAACCTTTGCCTTATATGTTCAATGGTATTCCGCTTACCTTGGTGGGTATAGCCAAAGAAAATTATATGGCGGTAACCAAAGATACAGTAGAAGTGAAACTATACCAACGCCCAGTGCTTACTCTTAGGGGTATGATTCGTGACAAGGACAGTAAAAAACCACTGGATGGGGCAAAGATAGTACTGGTAGACGTAGAAACTAATCAGGAGTTGTCGCTTTTTGAAAATATGTCGAATACGACCAACAGCAACTATATAGGCACCATAGACTCTACAGGAAGGTATATTTTGCATATTACCCGCAAGGGGTATATGTACCATAATGAATATTTGCAGGTACCTAACTTGATACGCGCCAAAGAGGAGGTACTGAATATGACATTGAAAAAGCTGGAGCAAAGTCAACGCGTATATGTGGTGGTGTTTTTTGACTATAAGTCTGACAACATAAAAAAAGAACACGAAAAAGACTTGGAAAAGCTGGTAAGCTACCTTATTTCTAACCCAGACGCTAACCTGGTGCTGAACGGACATGCTGACCAAACGGGTACCGAAACCCGCAACAAACAGTTGTCGTCTGACAGGGCACGTAAAGTGATGGAGTATTTGATTGGCAGAGATATTAATCCCAATCGGGTAACCCTGAAGGCTTGGGGTGAGCAAAAACTGATTGATAAACGTGACAATGAAAAGGGCAGGGCAAGAAACCGCAGGGTTGAATGTGAAATCATTAGTAGTGAGGCATCTACTGCTCGTTCAAACTAA